One Salmo trutta chromosome 26, fSalTru1.1, whole genome shotgun sequence DNA window includes the following coding sequences:
- the LOC115163476 gene encoding uncharacterized protein LOC115163476 isoform X1, with amino-acid sequence MSCLCIQTQCTFSLKNLTISVQVPLYLVSSMQIGVATLSRHQGSRTRPSPPTTCTASPASVIGPPAGPSSNSTGGGGGLQKPPSARMRFQMKLSSHQDPSRPWQRAPLLLPKKRCFLVAKGAAGEHLAWRLPWQFSLWLVWLL; translated from the exons ATGTCTTGCCTCTGCATTCAGACACAGTGTACCTTCTCACTAAAGAATTTAACTATCTCCGTCCAGGTTCCTCTTTATCTAGTGAGCTCAATGCAAATCGGAGTAGCCACTTTGTCTAGGCACCAAG GCAGCAGAACCAGACCGTCTCCACCTACTACTTGCACTGCATCACCCGCCTCTGTGATCGGACCACCTGCAGGACCTTCAAG CAATTCAACAGGAGGCGGAGGAGGGCTGCAGAAACCCCCATCGGCCAGGATGAGATTTCAGATGAAGCTCTCTTCACATCAGGACCCATCAAGACCATGGCAGAGAGCT CCTCTCTTACTTCCAAAGAAGAGG TGCTTTCTGGTGGCCAAGGGAGCGGCCGGGGAGCATCTGGCCTGGAGATTGCCATGGCAGTTCTCATTGTGGTTGGTGTGGCTGCTCTAA
- the LOC115163476 gene encoding zona pellucida-like domain-containing protein 1 isoform X2 — protein METAIRPFSTSLPSASLSRQQNQTVSTYYLHCITRLCDRTTCRTFKQFNRRRRRAAETPIGQDEISDEALFTSGPIKTMAESSSLTSKEEVLSGGQGSGRGASGLEIAMAVLIVVGVAALMMAATFYCKRMWLS, from the exons ATGGAAACAGCCATAAGGCCATTTTCTACTTCCCTGCCTTCTGCTTCATTGAGCAGGCAGCAGAACCAGACCGTCTCCACCTACTACTTGCACTGCATCACCCGCCTCTGTGATCGGACCACCTGCAGGACCTTCAAG CAATTCAACAGGAGGCGGAGGAGGGCTGCAGAAACCCCCATCGGCCAGGATGAGATTTCAGATGAAGCTCTCTTCACATCAGGACCCATCAAGACCATGGCAGAGAGCT CCTCTCTTACTTCCAAAGAAGAGG TGCTTTCTGGTGGCCAAGGGAGCGGCCGGGGAGCATCTGGCCTGGAGATTGCCATGGCAGTTCTCATTGTGGTTGGTGTGGCTGCTCTAATGATGGCTGCAACCTTTTATTGCAAAAGGATGTGGTTAAGCTAA